Part of the Hevea brasiliensis isolate MT/VB/25A 57/8 chromosome 16, ASM3005281v1, whole genome shotgun sequence genome is shown below.
GGATTGATTCAAACGTCAAGATATACTTTCTAAAGGTGCAGAATTTTGTATGACATCAATATGTGCCAAAGCCTTTGGCTCCATGCATTGCTACCCAATTCTTAACTTTATTAATTAGTCTTTGGCCCATTAATTAATTATGAGAGTTTGATCTCATTGCTTACTTAATCTTAATTTTAGTAACAATTAAGAAGTAACtctttaattatattattgaagaaaattttatatatatcatCTCTTTTTTctctataaaataataaattatatccattattttttaaatttgacaTCACATAACTTTATAATAATTAAGGCTACTTTTTTTTGGTGATTTTTTTTTGCTTTATTTTATCTCTGTAACGTGTGAGCGATATtactattttatcaattaattctGATTAAAACTCAAactcaataattttttaatttgacaCTTTTTTATTTTATCCGTCATCAATGCTGATTCTTACCAATTTTCTAACTTTAGTCCCAATGATATCAACAAATCAAACTGAGTATACTTAACGAATGGCCTTAATTTGTCAGCTTCTAAGTATCTCTACCATTTTCAAAGTATCTTTATTGATATTAGTCACTAATTCATTAGCCTGGGGAAaaaaatgagttacaaaagcttGAAATTAGGTGTTTCCAGCTTGGAAAGAAGGGATTCCCTTTTCTATTGTCTATTTTCCTGATGTTAATTATACTTCTCTTCGCTGCTGTGCCATTTGTGTAGCTTATTCGATGTTGATAATGACGAAGACATCAATTGACAATGCAAGCAATTTCTTTAAAATTAGGCCTACTGAATTCTGGACCCCTTGTAATCATCAACCCCTTCCAAAATTACTGGAACCCACACATAACAAGTGAACAGCTCATTTGATTAGTCCCTTAAATATCTCTTATCAATTGCTATGCAACTGTTCTCtaatatctctctctctctctctctctctctctctctctctctctctctctctctctatatatatatatatatatatatatatatatgaacacaATAGTCTATAAGTCTTCATTACTAATAATAATTAGTCAATATAATAGTATTCAAAAGCATTGGTTGGGAGGTAAGTATTTCCACATCAGGTTGCTTAAACAACAACAGTGACTATAGTAAGAGCTTGGCACATTGGCGTCCACCGCCATCAGAAGCTAAATATATCCATGAATCTGAACCCACAATCCCcagtatttaatatattattttttgttgtttaaaaaaattagaaaaaatcctGATGTCAGAGGATAGTGATCCTCCAAATCAAAATTGATTCATGTATCACAGTATATATGAAAATTGAATTTGCGTTGTAATGATTGAAGTTGGGCACTAAAGAAGGGCATGGACAAAACTATCGATGCCTGCAAAAAGGCCACACTGTCACCTTCCTCTTCCGTGGACTCCACTTAATTCTGTTTCTCCAATCCCATTTGTTGGGTGAAAAGGTTACAGCACATACTTGCGCATCATTTACAACTTCACTAATTTCAATGTCTTcttttttcctctttttcttacaaattaataataaatgtttGCTTCTCTTCTTCCTCGACGTTTGCTTCTCAGTGATTATTCGCCCTCTTAAGAGTCCAGCAAGCCCAACCAAAAGTTGCCCCGCCCATACACCTGTAATTGGGCCGACGAAGCAAAGCTCCTGTAATCGTCTATCGTTGCTCCCCGACATCTACACTTAACGTCATGATAAATAATGAATTGATGGGTTGGATGCGTGTCCACAAAAGCTAGTGAGAGGCCCATTTGATGAGGTGACATGGTTCAACTGAGCAGACTGATTAGTTTGGATGAAATCAATGTTCTTTTGGACAATCATTAAATTTGCAAATATTAGGGTAGCTCACTGGCAAAGATTGAAGACTTGGAAAACCTGCCATTTCGCTTTGTCAATCCCAAATcaagaaaataattcaaaattcaACCTAAGAATTTCTATTTACCATGCTTAGTTTTTGTTAAGCTAAAGATAGGTACAAATTTAACAAGAGGAACTGTTCTCTTACTCATAATTTCCGGGGCTAATGTCGGGCCATGACCCTTGCTCTTCCAGAAAGTTTTCACATTCCAAATACTGATGGGTCATCGTCTCCCATGTGGTGTCACCAGCTCCTTTATTTTCATGTATTGTAGGCCCAAGTTGAGATGATTCTTAGGCCAATTTTCAGCTTACGTTACTCAACTCCGAGTCTCATGCATTCGGAAGACAAATTTATTCCCTTACCATTATGTCTGATTGTGTAACATATCCCCAGTAGGCTAATTGAATTGTCTGACTTGCAGCCTATTTCCACTCAAAGAGAGGAAAGCGAAGtaatcaacaataataataataataataaatatttgtataattctttaaaattaacaaattaaaataattaaataagataaaaaataatttaatttattattaatattttttataaaaataaaattatttaatatttttttaattatcataaaaaattcacatatggcaaataaaaataaatggaaaagtaaTTACTTACAGATCTGTATTTGAGTTCTCACTCTGCGTGAGTTCTAGAAGAAACAATAAATAAGAAGAGTAGGCTTTTACCGTACCCTATTAATATTGATTTCGGGTCTCAACTCGCAACTTTCAAATCGCACATGACAGATGAGTGATGACAGCATATAGAAACATAGGCTGGATTACAGCTGATCCACTCTTTACTTTCCTAATCCGCTAATCGCAATTCCTAAGCAATCCATGTGAGCACCGACATCTCCAGCTATAATCAATTAGTACAGTGTTCTTTCTCCTACACTAGTTCCCATCCCCCACTTCTACTTTTCTACTGGTCCTCCAACCATAATGCGCCACGCAGAATTAGCAGTATTTAGTTCAATGTACTAGTTTCAAGACCGCGTAGATACACCTTCACCTGAACATTTCTCCACTCGCTATCACCGCTTTAGCTTTATTTTTGCCTTAACTTCCTATTGCTTCACTCCTATCTTCTCCTACTATTTCCCTATCAGTTTCATCATTTCCCATTTCCTTTGCTCCATTTTGTTTCAATCTCCATCTCCCCCTCTATTTATCTAGCACAAGTCTCTGTAATTCTCTGATACCAAAATCCCAATGGCTCGATCACTGTTTTTGCTCGCCCTCTGCACTCTTCCGGCACTTGTGAGCGCCGCTCGCCCCCAAAGAAACCCATTTGAAGTGGAGGGTCGTGTGTTCTGTGACACTTGCCGCGCTGGTTTCGAGACCCCCAAAACCACCTACATCGCTGGTATAAATCCGTCTCTTTCTCCTTAATCTCTTTCTTTTTAATGGATTTGTGCATTTTCTTGTCCACATCTGCAGCTTGATTGGTAGATCTGCTCACATGTCTTTACTTATACAGTGAACTTGAAGTGATAAAATTATTGTGGGAAGATTCTTAAATGATTTGCATATTTTGTTGTTTGGTATAGGTGCTAAGGTTAAAGTGGAATGCAAGGACAGGAAGACCATGGATCTTGTATACAGCAAGGAAGGAACAACCGATTCAACAGGAACATATAAAATCTATGTTGATGAGGATCATCAGGATCAGCTGTGCGATGCTATGCTAGTTAGCAGCCCCATCAAGGACTGCAAATCACCATCATCAGGGCGTGATCGTGCACGTGTTATCTTGACCAGTTACAATGGCATTGCATCAAACAAACGTTTCGCCAATGCTATGGGTTTCATGAAGGAGGAGGCCATGTCTGGTTGCGCTGAGCTTCTCAGGCAATACCAGGAGTATGAAGATTAGATTTTTAGCTTGGAGTTCCTCTGAGCCTGGTTGATTAATGATTGCTGGGGCTATTCTGTTTATCTATAATTACTTAGTGTCATTATTATCATAATCCGGATTCATATGTTGTTTTGAGTGTTTAGAGGACTATAATTTTTTCTGTTAATGGACTCTTATAATGTATTGGctttgaatgaatgaatgaatatgtTATGGGGGCTTTGAGCATTCTAGACATACATACTTGGGTGTTCTCAACGAGGAATAAATCAGAAACTCAGCCTTTACTTCTATCATTTTATGGTCTTGTAGAAACTCAATTTTTTGCCAAGATCAAAATTATAAGAACTGACAATGGATTAAAATTTAATATGCCTCAATTTTATGCTTCTAAAGGCATAATTCATCAAACTATTTGCGTGGAAACAtctcaataaaatgcaatagtggAGAGAAAGCACCAATGCATCTTGAATGTGGCTAGAGCTTTACTTTTTTCAAGTTTTTCTACCCAAATTTTTTTTGCTAAGGAGAAATGAAAGTGGAACTGAAATCTTGATCTTTCATTAATCAATCATCTGTTATATATGTTATATATAAGTTAGTAACTAACAGAAGCTAACTTGAAAACTAACTAACAGAATCTAAAATTAATTAACAGAATAAGCTAAACTTCAACTCTTTCACTTTACGTCAGCTCAGCTCTCCTTTATGGTTCTTCTTTACATCCGATAATATCCTCCCGCAAGCTAGAGAATGCATGTCTATCATTCCCAGCTTGAAACAATAGGCAGAGGCTTTGTGAAGATGTCGGCAATTTGAGCTGCTGAAGAGATAGGTAAGAGCTTGATGATGCCTGACTGACTTTTCTCCCTAACAATGTGACAATCAAGCTCAATGTGCTTGATTCTCTCATGGAAGGTAGGATTGGCGGCTATATGTAAGGCAGATTGTTTATCACAATAAACCAAGGCTGGTTTCTTATAAGCAACTTGAAAATCATCAAATAAAAATGTTAACCATTGAAGCTCACAAGTCACAGAAGCAAGAGCACAATACTCAGCTTCAGAATATGACCGCGACACAGTGCTCTGCTTCTTTGATTTCTAGGAAATTAAAGAATCACCTAAGTAAATGTAGAAGCCAGTGACTAATCTCCTAGTATCAACACAACCTGCCCAATCAGAGTCACTAAAGCTTTTTAATTGAAGAGAAGAAGTAGCCGGAAAAATGAGCCTTTGCCTGGAGAATTCTTAATGTATTTGAGCACTTGATGGGCTGCCTGTTGATGAACAGAGGTGGGATGTGCAAGAAATTGACTGAGTTATTGTACAGCAAATGCCAAATCTAGTCTAGTAGTGGTTAAGTACAAGAGCTGCTAATTAACCTTCTATAAGCTGTACTATCAGAGAGAGATTCACCTatgttgtcacgacccaacctatgggccggaccggcactaggacctgggccagcctaaagcccccgaggcccgtagtaagccttaactattcatttacccaactctaaggcccattgggcccaaattcaagaaaacaaacggacagagtccggccataaaatggactttccaacggggagttttcgactcaccagacctgtaaacacaataaaccatccattggggagctcagctcaccctccacatactcatcaacataataataaatgggagctcagctccctcatccaatccatcaaaacagacttaaaatattaagtttacaggtccaacatgaatataatattacagaccaaattcaaataattactgctaacacatgcggaaattctaggagtaaataaaattacacaaatatcaatAAACAACTGCAGtataaaagcgagttaacctaataaatatcctcctgtggcctgtaaaaatttttgaacaggagtgagcgttcgactcagagagtaaaatatcaatcttaactatactctctataactatctcaacTAATGCActcgtagagtgaaatgcaacataaacaacattttcacatcataagatcaaaaggtaatttggagcactcacacacctgtagtatcaatcataacatatgggagtgatccctatacgactctcttaaatccaacccagtgccaataattactcaagctcggacttccacttaataaccaaatcgagggtaccaaataattactcaagccgtgactacccctcgaaggatcgggtcccagcgaattactcaagccgtgactaccccgtcctatccctagtccacaccacatcacatgcacgccaacgcacgcacactgctccaaattaccacaacaacatccatggcatattaatgctatgaatgcaacataaatcgtgcctagagtttaactaaataaatatatgcatataagtgatgcatgggcatgccgaacatataataatatcgaaattacaattaaaattaatattttactcacagactttgaCAAAGTGGTCACCGAggcggcggaggaagaaggctgtcccggctcacctgacaatttttattacaataatttaataaatttgactcaatacaaacaaagaaaaattccaatacgtcctaagtcgtgatgaaaatccgacagagtctcccctatacctaggacctacccatgctacaaaagggctaaaaacacacttctatatccacaatccatatatcatcaactcaatcacatcacacagcccctcctgggcctatcaaatcaatcattcatcacaatatgtaaaatttcaatttagtccttataattgatcatttttgcaaaaccgctcaaataagctctaaaaattataaaactcgcccgcatgtccttagaaatattactaagctattgcaaaaagaatcgtaattttctaaactacgaatattttatggattttcaatcctatttaagcactagaaaattatgaaaaagaaaggttcggtttacctttgccgattctcgacttgaacgcgctcgggatgcccgacaatggtggggtagccaaaacctcgatccaattcgagacttttccgatAGCCGTCTGTTCGCCGGAAATTCACGCATCCCACaaccgccgaatttccgcgaattgaggatacctacacgaagcccaataataatatataaaaatcgtggtgttacattcttcctccttacgtaaaaattcgcctcgaattttacacaaggcgtaataaagcacatgattatacattgagcagataagggtacttgctacgcatgtcccgttctaactccagtgcactcttccaccgatcgactcctccacaaaaccttaaccatagggatctgctttgatctcactgtctcacttggtagtccactatggctacagtcgctcctcaaatgtcaagttctctttagctctatcacatcctccgcaaagacatgagaaggatcgggaatgtatttcgagcatggagatgtgaaacacgggatgaacgtgagagaggttgggtggtagctccaaccggtaggcaatcgctccaactctatcaagaacctcaaaaggGCCAATATACCGATGTGCCAACTtgaccttctttccaaatctcatgactccatacattggagaaaccttcaggaatacatagtagcccactgcaaactccacatccatccgtctggggtctgcataacttttCTCGCCATCAAAGTCAAGCTGCTCCTCGATTAAAGGAAGTATCTcagaagtgtactgcactaggtttaCATCATGCACCGTCGCTTACCCCATGTCTGTCCAacatagaggagacctacactatCTTCCATATCTTGCCTCATAGGGCGCGattcctatgctggagtgataactgttgtagtAGTCAAACTCCaacaaagctagctgatcatcccattgacctccaaaatccaaaacactcatgcgaagcatgtcttccagtgtttatattgtcctttcggactgtccgtctgtctgagggtggaaagccgtactaaagttcaactgtgtgccaagtgcctcctgcaactttctccaaaatcgagaagtgaactggggccctctgtcagatattatgaaagcggaactccatgcaatctgactctatctcgaatgtagagccggacatactgtgccacagagtatgtagtctttacaggtaagaagtgagctgatttggtcaagcggtctacaattacccatatcgaatcatatcctcgcgtggtacgaggcaacccagtcacaaaatccatagtgatcattttccacttccattctgggatagggagctcttgcaacttccctgatggtctctagtgttcaaacttcaccttctgacaagtcaagcacttggacacaaagtctgctatgtctctcttcatgccattccaccaatagctatctttcacatcatggtacatcttggtggaacctgggtggacactgtacagtgtgtagtgtgcctctcgcatgatttcattcctgaggttgtccacatcgggcacacatatcctagaaccttgcactagggcaccatcattggcaaatccgaactcaccaccttcaccttgctgtactctttctataatcttcatcaattgttggtctctgtgctgggaaactctaactctgtccctcaagtctggcctcactgaaaagtgagccaacaataccccctcatctgaaagatctaggataaaccttgatccatcaactcatgtacctcctgaatcaacagtctcttctctgctgaaatgtgcgccaaactgccagaagattttctgcttaaagcatctgctactacattggccttcccagggtggtactggatggggcaatcatagtcttccagaagctccatccatctcctctgtctcaagtttaaatccctctgttggaagatgtacttcaaactcttatggtcggtgtatatctcgcacacttcaccatacaggtagtgtctccagatttttagtgcaaagactacagccgccatttccaaatcatgggtgggatagttctgctcatgcctcttcagctgccttgaagcataagccactacttttccattccgcatcaaaacacaccctaggccaactctagaggcatcacagtacacggtgtatccttcaccgctcataggtagtgttaacacaggggcagtggttagacactccttatcctcatcattataactgactctaaccagctctcttcctgtccttagCAGCTTATCCACAACCCTTGTCCTATTTTgggtattgttggtatcatttcaactctttgtacttattccttaattttagtcctatctcatccttacaccttttccttcaaagatgtctatcccatcatcaactttaactttctttttatttcttagtcttatcttgaatactagtttcattacttcaagaattctaaccctatgatttactcctaccagcacattcttcaccttatgtaacacttataattacccatagaaaattttttttttcttgtatccccttttttccaacttaactatcagaacattatcattccctatcagccttagtaggaaattgcttatcctggatgaatatgaaccccataaactataagttccatctgaactaacacggctgtaggaaatatgtcatgccttaattccaaacaagatacttcacgtgttcattctccttaatataatcatatatactgcccatagctttctaaacttcaacctcaaattacccatcagcaacaatttcatctattgaatctcaaccataaatagtacttcctccaacTCATAGTTTAAAAGcgtttgcaagccttagtagctaactcaatttaactcctgtcattactctgttcatcctttcatacttaatactaggtatgcacttactgtcattctcatatcaggaaattatatatgaatttgtgcctactaaactctcaataactaggtctccttgactcagtttttgttccttatataaccttctagaaccaaaagcacaagctaaacttgaaaagaaagaaaatatcctcttatattcaactacacccgattgtcatattataatgtttcacctaagtttcttggtctttatctccaaatttcatcatctcctagcacaattatgctctacctataagttaTCATCTGCATAAACCCTTTACCGTacaattttccttcttgacataatattttataatttattattattattattattattttccatgtttactcaattccaaaacttaagatttcgggcacccaaacccgtcatccaattcaaaggatttacatccatcgtgatctgattatatatgattcctataatggaacttgtatcctttccaggatacccgagccaactactctctaccacactctacagtcccatctgggacactattccataagtcatcattatcagtaataaccttcgatccattctgaaaagataggactatatcctaacttgctgcaacaaaggtactacatctaccaccttgccagaaccatgtcaagttaatgactattttatcatatcatagctctataaatcatcaattcatagtttcgaccttctctagatagtagagttgtactttattccatactgatacacacaaggtatactattctcactctataagtgtcacctttactttgcaactagtccgaaacctctggtctgatggcaactcttgatgaaactctagctcatgctggggtaactgagtcactgactctagttatcacccaactgtgacctttcaatattctaactctaaacTCTTAGCCAGAGTTCCCAAGTCCCCTGCAAAGAtcgaactctgttctggcataactgtaccaaaacagaagccatctcaaacaccctcattatggagcaccacggggatgcacgcagctctacacaataatctcatgtcggtactgtaatctgcagcttacagagcagacatcgagaatattgtatagttattacgatacgtcctgacagactaggtctcataatttcttatctctcctgaatcttctattatcacaaacttattctgactgggtcatctactgatgactgccagtagtggtatcctcatccttatctagggcaactgtacttttaagactcacttttatgtactcgtgtcttacacgaaatgggcacaccatttaaacccatactgacaaaaatataacatttcttggagtacgtatcctcatgatagatctcacatgtctactaactctatttcacatttctgtactccacgaaaatcaagacactaagcgaggtaatcttatattcccgaggtataacgtagaatctagaaacaaagaattacaggaaaagacgaaacagaatcctatactccgcatgtgactcctagtagactcttcccaacacttagataatttttccctatgaatctggagcctaagctctgataccacatttgtcacgacccaacctatgggccggaccggcacaaggacctgggccagcctaaagcccccgaggctcgtagtaagccttaactattcatttacccaactctaaggcccattgggcccaaattcaagaaaacaaacggacagagtccggccataaaatggactttccaacggggagttttcgactcacccgacctgtaaacacaataaaccatccattggggagctcagctcaccctccacatactcatcaacataataataaatgggagctcaactccctcatccaatccatcaaaacagacttaaaatattaagtttacaggtccaacatgaatataatattacagaccaaattcaaataattactgctaacacatgcagaaattctaggagtaaataaaattacacaaatatcaataaacaacctgcgaagtataaaagcaggttaacctgaaTAAATATCCTTCGTggctgtaaaatttttgaacaggagtgagcgttcgactcagagagtaaaatatcaatcttaactataatctctataactatctgaactaatgcaccctgtagagtgaaatgcaacataaacaatattttcacatcttaacatcaaaaaggtaatttggagcactcacacaccctgtagtatcaatcataacatatgggagctgatccctatctgactctcttaaatccaactggtgcggtaattactcaagctcggacttccacttaataaccaaatcgagggtcccagcgaattactcaagccgtgactacccctcgaaggaacgggtcccagcgaattactcaagccgtgactaccccgtcctatccatagtccacaccacatcacacgcacgccaacgcacgcacactgctccaaattaccacaacaacatccatggcatattaacagttatgaatgcaacataaatcgttcctagagtttaactaaataaatatatgcatataagtgatgcatgggcatgctgaacatataataatatcgaaattacaattaaaattaatattttactcacagacttgatgaTTGGTCACCGAGgcgaaggaagaaggctgtcccggctcacctgacaatttttattacaatcatttaataaatttgactcaatacaaacaaagaaaaagaccaatacgtcctaagtcatgccgaaaatccgacagagtctcccctatacctaggacctacccaacctacaaaagggctcaaaacacacttctatatccacaatccatatatccacaactcaatcacatcacacagcccctcctgggcccatcaaatcaatcattcatcacaatatgtaaaatttcaatttagtccttataattgatcatttttgcaaaaactgctcaaataagctctaaaaattataaaactctgccccgcggtccttagaaatattactaagctattgcaaaaagaatcataattttctaaactaccacgaatattttatggattttcaatcctatttaagcactagaaaattatgaaaaagaaaggttcgggtttacctttgccgattccgacttcgggaacgcgctcgggatgcctgacaatggtggggtagccaaaacctcgatccaattcggagactttttcgatagctggtctgtctggccggaaattcacagatccggacaactgtcgaatttccgcgaattgaggatacctacacgaagcccaataataatatataaaaaatcaggggtgttacatttgttgCTGAAGTTTAGTTGAAGCATCCATTGGTGATTTTGCTGGCTTAGAAGCTAAGAGTCCAGCATCAGATAAAATCTCTAAGGCATACTTTCTTTGATTCACAACAATGCCCTTAGATGATCTTGCAATTTCTAAACCCAAGAAGAACTTTAGATTGCCCAAGTCTTTTATGTGAAAAGAGTCATTAAGAAACTATTTAACAAAGTCAATTTCTACCATATCATCTCCGGCTAGAATGACATTATCCACGTATACTAAAAGAGCAGTAAAAGAAGTGGatgtcttcttaacaaacaaagaATAATCTAACTTTGATTGTGTGTAACCAATAGACACCAAGGCTGTTGAAAGTTTAGAAAACCACTGCCTGCTAGCCTGTTTTAAACCATATAGAGACTTGAGTAATTTGCACACTTGGTTAGGTTTAGAAGAGGAAAACCCTTGAGGCAAAACCATATACACCTCTTCATGCAAATCTCCATGCAAGAATGCATTATTCACATCCAATTGTTTAAGGAACCAATTGTGCATAGCAGTAAGAGCAAGCAAGAGTCTTACTGTTGTTATTTTTACTACAGGTGAAAAGGTGTCGAAGTAGTCAATACCGTCAGTTTGATTATAGCCCTTTGCAACTAATCTTGCCTTGTAATGTTCAATAGAACCATCTACTTTGTGTTTGATTTTATAGACCCATTTACAACCAATGGGAACCTTGCCACTTGGTAAATATGTGAGCACCCAAGTTTTGTTTTGCTCTAAAGT
Proteins encoded:
- the LOC110648964 gene encoding protein DOWNSTREAM OF FLC; the protein is MARSLFLLALCTLPALVSAARPQRNPFEVEGRVFCDTCRAGFETPKTTYIAGAKVKVECKDRKTMDLVYSKEGTTDSTGTYKIYVDEDHQDQLCDAMLVSSPIKDCKSPSSGRDRARVILTSYNGIASNKRFANAMGFMKEEAMSGCAELLRQYQEYED